The DNA region TTACGGCGTCGAGGCGTGCGTCGACCCGTACGGCGCCGCAAGGGGGCCGGGCTGGTCCAGCCCCCGGGGATTTGGCCACGGGGGACTTTTCCGCGGGCTCTAGCGGACGACGACGACCTTCGTGCCGATGGTCGCGAACAGCCACATCGCCTCGCCGTCCGCCCGGCGCTCACGGATACCGCCGGTCTGCCCGCCGGGCTCGGCCTCCGGCAGCGACCCGTCCAGCGCGGAGCTGAACCCTATGGTCGTGCCCTGGTTGGTCGCGAAGCGCACCACGTTCTCCACGGGCACGCCGTCCGAGCCCGTCACATGCGGAGCGCGTGACTCGACCTTGTACGTGCCCGGCTGCGGGTCCACGGAGCTGGGAGCCACCCGGAAGGTGCGCTTGACCTCCTGGTCGCGGCCCATCAGCCAGACCCGGTCGCGGTCGAGGTCGTACACCACGCGCTCGCCGACTCCGGAGAACGCCGGGAGGTTGGTCTCCCTCTCCCGCTTCTCACGTTCGCGCGGTCCCTCGGAACCGCCCGTTCCGCCGCGTTCGTCGGACGAGCCCGCCTTCGCACGGTCCTGCGCCGCGCTCGCCTGGTAGGTGAAGAAACCGATGACCGCGAGCGCCGCCGCCGTAAGCCCGGCCACGACCGCTCCCGCGCTGCTGCCACGTGCCACCGTGCGCCGCCACCTCTCAGAGTCCGCGTTACGGCGTCGACGGTAGCAGCAGGTGACGGTGTACAGGCCGGGCTGCCGGGCACCTCCGGGCCTGCTCCAGGGGGCCGGTCCCAGGTCCGCTCCCGGACCCCTCGCGGCCCCGCTACGGAAGCAGCTCCTCCGCCGCCTCGCGCCCCTCCCCATCGCCGCTTCGGGCGTCGTCCGAAGCCGTCCGGGAGTCCCGACTGCCTTTCCACAGGCGCGAGTTGGAGATTATGTGGCCTCTGTGTTCGCATAAGGTGATGAGCGCGCACCGACCCCCGGCAAGTTCCACAGGTTGGACAAGTACGGCACCGAATCCTTACGAGGAACTGGCGTCGCCGGACGCGCCCCCGCTCGCTCCCGACAGACCCAGTCCGTACGACGCGCTCGCGGCCGGACCCGGCCGTCCGGACCCCGGCGCCGCCGCCCGCCCCGGCCCGGACGGTCTGCCCCCTGCCGGTTCCGGCCTCTACGGCAGTCCGTACGACGACTTCAGCGGCGACGCCCACGAGGTGTACGGGGAGGGGCCTCTCGGCTTCGCGCTGCGCCCGGACCCCGACGGCGGAGCCGACGACGACCCGCACGACGTCCCGGACCCCGTCGGCCGGGACGGGGCCGTCGACCGCATGCCGTATCTGCGGGCCGTGCGCCGCCGACGCGCCTCGCTCATCGGCAGGAGCGTCAAGACCGCGGTCGCGATCGTCGTCCTGCTCGCCTTCCTCTTCGTCGGCGACCGCTGGGCGGCCCTCTACGCGGAGAACAAGGCCGCCGAGAAGGTGCGCAGCGCTCTGAAGCTGCACGCCGAACCCGAGGTGCACATCCGGGGGTTCCCCTTCCTCACCCAGGTCGCGAGCGAGCGGCTCGACCACGTCGACATCGCGGTGCCCGACATGCCCGCGGGGCGGATATCCGTGGCGCAGGTGAGGGGTTCGGTCGACGACGTACGGATCGTGGGCGGCGCCCCCTCCGCCATCAAGGGCGCCGTGCTCGGCCGCATGAAGGGCCATGTGCTGCTCGACTTCGACGATCTCGACCGCGAACTCGGCACCTCCCAGGTCGACTTCACCGCCGGGGGCCGGAACTCCGTACTGGCGCACGGGGAGTTGCCGGTCGCGGGCAAGCGGGTCGAGGTGGGGGCGCGGGCCCAACTGCGGCGCACCGGCGACAACGGCGTGGGCACCACCGTCGACCGCATGCGGCTGAGGGTCCCCGGACTCTTCTCGTACACACCGGGGGACGACGGCGGTCTGCGGCTGGACCGCCCGGTCGCCCGGCGCATCCAGCGGGACGCGGCGGAGGCGAAGGCGCTCTTCCAAGTCGGCGCCGTGGCCGAGCGGTTCGGGCTCACGCCCGAGCGTGCCGCGCTGGTGCGCGGCAGCGAGACGGAACTGCGCCGTACGACGGGGTCTCCGCGCTTCGTCGACCGGCTGACGAGGATCAACATGCTGGACGTCCTGGTCGAGCACCCGTGGCTGCTGAAGCGGATCGGCGTCGATCCCGCCCTGATCGAGAGCCTGAAGAAGATCGAGGAGCCGAAGCTGGCGGAGAAGCTGTCGCTGTCGGTGCGGCTGCCGGAGCTTCCGGGGGACGTACGGCTGCGCGGGATCTCCGTGGAGAAGGACGGCATACGGGCCAGGCTCACGGGATCGGACATGCCCTTCGGGGGCGCGGGCCATATGACGCAGGGACCTGCGGGGCAGCGCTGAGGCAGAGGACGTCCGGCAAGGCGCCCGCACGCGAGGGACCGCGCCCGGCAGGGCCCGTGCGACGGCGCCCGCACCAGCGCCCGGCACCGGCTTCGGGCGCCAGCTCCGCCCACCGCTCCCGCCGCCCCGCTCCCGCCGAGCCCCCCCTCACGCGATCACCCGAAAGCGTCGCACCCCGGACCCCGGGACCTGCCGTCCTCATTCCGCCGTAGGCTGGCTACCGTGCTGCTGCTCGCTCTAGACACCGCCACCCCGGCCGTCACCGTCGCCCTGTACGAGACCGACGGCGACCGCCTCCTCGCGGCCTCCGACCAGACCGACGCCCGCCGCCACGGTGAGCTGCTGCTGCCGTCGGTCGACCGTGTGCTGCGCGAGGCCGGACGCCCCCTGCAAGAGGTCGACCGCGTGATCGTGGGCACGGGCCCCGGTCCGTACACCGGGCTGCGCGTCGGCCTCGTCACAGCGGAGACCTTCGGCGCCGCCCTCGGCATCCCGGTGCTGGGGCTGTGCACGCTCGACGGGATCGCGTACGCCTCCGGCCTGGAGTCCCCCTTCGTCGTGGCGACGGACGCCCGCCGCAAGGAGGTCTACTGGGCGCGGTACGCGGACGCCCGTACCCGCGTGGGCGACCCAGCCGTCGACCGCCCCGAGGAGCTGCCCGCCGAGGTCACCGCGCTGCCCGCGATCGGTGCGGGAGCCCGGCTCTACGAGGAGGTCTTCAAGGGCGCCTGGCAGGAGGGCGGGACCGGGGACCAAGGGGGCCCGGGCGCGGAGCCGCCGCTCGGCCAGTCGGCAGCCGCGCTCGCCTGCCTCGCGGCGGAGAAGCTGGCGAAGGGCGAGGAGTTCCCGCCGCCGCGGCCCCTGTATCTGCGCCGCCCGGACGCCCGCGTCCCCGCCAACTACAAGGTGGTCACGCCGAAGTGACCCGTACCGCCGCGGAGGGAGCCCACCGAGCCGGCGCCGAGGTGGTGCTGCGCGAGATGCGCTGGTGGGACGTGGAGCCGGTGCTCGGCCTGGAGCGGGTCCTCTTCCCCGAGGACGCCTGGTCGGCCGGGCTGTTCTGGTCCGAGCTGGCACACGCACGCGGTCCCGGCGCGACCCGCCGCTATCTGGTCGCCGAGGCCCCGGGCGACGGCGGCGGCCAGTCGCTCGTCGGGTACGGCGGCCTCGCGGCCGTCGGCGGCACCGGGGACATCCAGACCATCGGCGTGCTGCCGTCCTGGCGCCGCGCCGGCCTCGGCGCCCGCCTGCTCGGCGAACTCCTCGCCACCGCCGCGGAGTTCGGCTGCCACGAGGTGATGCTGGAGGTGCGCGTCGACAACGCGCCCGCGCAACGTCTCTACGAGCGCTTCGGCTTCACCAGGATCGGCATGCGGCGCGGCTACTACCAGCCGGGCAACGTCGACGCCCTCGTCATGCGGCTGGAGAACCCGGCCGCCGCGCGCACACCCTCGCCCCCCGGCCCAGCAAACCCACCGGACTCCGTGAATTCCTCGGACTCCTCGCCAACCTCGACGAACCCTCCCCAAGGAACGAAGACCCATGGCTGACGAACCCCTCGTCCTCGGCATCGAGACCTCTTGCGACGAGACCGGCGTCGGCATCGTCCGCGGCCACACGCTGCTCGCCGACGCCGTCGCCTCCAGCGTGGACGAGCACGCACGCTTCGGCGGTGTCGTGCCCGAGGTCGCCAGCCGCGCCCATCTCGAAGCCATGGTCCCCACCATCGAGCGTGCGCTGCGCGACGCCGGCGTCTCCGCCACCGATCTCGACGCCGTCGCCGTCACCGCCGGACCCGGCCTCGCGGGGGCCCTGCTGGTCGGCGTCAGCGCCGCGAAGGCGTATGCGTACGCGCTCGGCAAGCCCCTCTACGGCGTCAACCACCTCGCGTCCCACATCTGCGTCGACCAGCTCGAACACGGCGCCCTGCCCGAACCGACCATGGCCCTGCTCGTCTCCGGCGGACACTCCTCACTGCTGCTCGCGCCCGATATCACCGCCGACGTACGCCCGTTGGGCTCGACGATCGACGACGCCGCGGGCGAGGCGTTCGACAAGGTGGCCCGAGTGCTCGGCCTCGGCTTCCCGGGCGGGCCCGTCATCGACCGCTACGCACGTGAGGGCGACCCGGACGCGATCGCCTTCCCGCGCGGGCTGACGGGACCGCGGGACGCTCCGTACGACTTCTCCTTCTCGGGCCTGAAGACCGCCGTCGCCCGCTGGATCGAGGCCAAGCGCAACGCGGGCGAGGAGGTGCCCGTACGGGATGTGAGCGCGTCCTTCCAGGAGGCGGTCACCGATGTGCTGACGCGCAAGGCCGTACGGGCCTGTAGGGACCAGGGCGTCGGCCACCTGATGATCGGCGGCGGTGTGGCCGCCAACTCGCGGCTGCGCGCCATGGCCGAGGAGCGCTGCGCCGACGCGGGCATCGAACTGCGCGTGCCCCGGCCGAAGTTGTGCACCGACAACGGCGCGATGGTCGCGGCCCTCGGCGCCGAGATGGTCGCACGCCGCCGCACCGTGTCCGACTGGGACCTGCCCGCGGACTCCTCGCTTCCCGTCACCGAGCCGCATCTGCCGGGCACTTCGGACCAGCACCCGCACGGCCACTCGCACTCGCACTCGCACGATCATGTGCACGAACTGAGCCGGGAGAACCTCTACTCGTGAGCGCCTCATGACCGTCGCCCTGATGTGGGAGGCCAAGGCGGCCGCGGGCCGCGGCGAAGAACTGCTCTCCTGGGCCCGCGCCCGGCAGCTCGACGGGCCGCCGCAGCGCCGCGAGACCTACGCCGCCCCCGGCGACCGCGTGCTGGTCATCACCTGGTGGGCCGCGGGCCTCTCCGACGAGCTTCCCGAACTCCCGGACCCGCCCGAGGAGTTGACCGCCCGTCCCGTGCACCGCTGGCGCTTCGAGCAGGTCTGAGCGCACGTCGGGCCGAGCGTACGGCACTCCCGGCCCGCTATGCCTCCGACCGGCCCCCGGCAGCCCCCTCCCGTGCCAGCGGCTGCCCCAGCAGCACCGTCGGCGCGCCGGCGACCCTCGTGAGGAACAGCGTGCAGACGCCCGTCCCCTGGAGCTTCAGCTTCTTGCGCAGCTCCTCCGGTTCCACGGCCGAGCCGCGCTTCTTGACGGTCACCACGCCGACACCTCGCTCACGCAGCAGCGCCCGCAGCCGCTTGAGCTGGAAGGGCAGCACATCGGTGATCTCGTAACCCGTCGCATACGGCGTGGACTTGGCCTCGTCGCACGTCACATAGGCGATCGACGGGTCGACGAGCCTGCCGCCCAGCTCCTGCGCCACCTCTGCGACGAGATGCGCGCGTACGACCGCACCGTCCGGCTCGTAGAGAAATCGGCCCACCGGTCCGGCGGGCGGATCGGGCAGTCCACGCGACGCGAGTGAATGCCCGCCCGGCAGCAGCGTCGCTCGTACGAGTGAACTCTGCGCGCCGTCCCCGGAGTTGGCCCCTGGAGCCGGCGACCGGCCCGCGCCGCGACGCGTCGTCCCACGTCCCGAACCAGAGCACGGCCTCCTTCACATCGCCCGAGTCCGAGATCCACTCCGCCTCGGCGTCGTACGGGACGGCCTCGTGCGGAATGCCGGGCGCCACCTTCAGCGCCGCGTGCGAGACCCGCCGTGCCGCCTCGACCGCCCACGAAAGCGGCGGCGAATAGCTCTCCGGATCGAAGATCCGCCCTCGGCCGCCCCGGCGCGCGGGGTCCACGAACAGGGCGTCGCAGTCGGAGACATCGGCGTCGCGCACGTCCTGGCAGCGGACCTCGACGCGGTCGCCGACACCGAGCGCCGCCGCGTTCGCCCGTACGACGTCGCACGTCAACGGGTCGCTGTCGACGGCCAGTACATCGACACCCGCCCGCGCCAGCGCGATCGCGTCGCCGCCGACACCGCAGCACAGATCGGCCAGCCTCGGCACGCCGAGCGCGGAGAAGCGCCCCGCCCGGTACGCGGCGACACTCGCCCTCGTCGACTGCTCCAGGCCGTTCGGCGTGAAGTACATCCGCGCCGCGTCCTCTTCGCCGAACTTCGCCGCCGCGCGCTGCCGCAGCCGGGCCTGTGCGAGGGCCGCCGAGACCAGCTCCGGCGCATGGGTACGGCGCAGCCGCGTCGCCACCGCCAGCTCGCGGTCCGGTTCGTAGCCTTCCAACGACCCCAGCAGCGCCTGTCCTTCGTCGCCGAGCAGAGCGGCGAACGCCTCACGGTCCACGCGGTCATTCTCCCGTCCGGCCAGGGCCTCGGGGCCGCGGGGGCGGGAGGCGCGGCTCGCAGCGTCTGGCACTCTGGTTGACGGAGTGCTAACCGCGGCATAATGTCGACCCTGGCACTCTCCCATGGCGAGTGCCAAACGACAGCGACGGGGAGATCCGGCACCCGCGACGACGGATCTACCAGGTCGCCACCCCAGACATAAGACCCCGTTATGAGATCTCCGAAGGGGGAGGTCGGATCGTGACGACCGCCAGCAAGGTTGCCATCAAGCCGCTTGAGGACCGCATCGTGGTCCAGCCGCTCGACGCCGAGGAGACCACGGCCTCGGGCCTGGTCATTCCTGACACCGCCAAGGAGAAGCCCCAGGAGGGCACTGTCCTGGCCGTCGGACCCGGCCGCTTCGAGAACGGCGACCGTCTGCCGCTCGACGTGAACGTCGGCGACATCGTGCTGTACAGCAAGTACGGCGGCACCGAGGTGAAGTACAGCGGCGAGGAGTACCTCGTCCTCTCGGCTCGCGACGTTCTCGCGATCGTCGAGAAGTAAGTCACCGAAGCCGGAAGACACTTCTGATCCGCGCCCCGGTCCCTCCCGCATCACTTACGAGATGTACCGGGGCCGGGGCGCGGTTCGTTTTGAGAGGACTCGAAAGCTCCCATGGCGAAGATCCTGAAGTTCGACGAGGACGCCCGCCGCGCCCTCGAGCGCGGCGTCGACAAGCTGGCCGACACCGTGAAGGTGACCATCGGCCCCAAGGGCCGCAACGTCGTCATCGACAAGAAGTTCGGCGCACCCACCATCACCAACGACGGCGTGACCATCGCCCGTGAGGTCGAGGTCGAGGACCCCTACGAGAACCTCGGCGCGCAGCTCGTGAAGGAGGTGGCGACCAAGACCAACGACATCGCGGGTGACGGCACCACCACCGCCACCGTGCTCGCCCAGGCGCTGGTCCGCGAGGGCCTGCGCAATGTGGCGGCCGGCGCCTCGCCCGCCGCCCTGAAGAAGGGCATCGACGCCGCCGTGAAGGCCGTCTCCGACGACCTGATCGCCAACGCCCGGCCGATCGACTCCAAGGAGGACATCGCCTCCGTCGCCGGTCTGTCCGCACAGGACAAGCAGGTCGGCGAGCTGATCGCCGAGGCGATGGACAAGGTCGGCAAGGACGGCGTCATCACCGTCGAGGAGTCCCAGACCTTCGGCCTGGAGCTCGACTTCACCGAGGGCATGGCCTTCGACAAGGGCTACCTGTCGCCGTACATGGTCAGCGACCAGGAGCGTATGGAGGCCGTACTCGACGACCCGTACATCCTGATCCACCAGGGCAAGATCAGCTCCATCCAGGACCTGCTGCCGCTGCTGGAGAAGATCATGCAGGCCGGCGGGTCCAAGCCGCTGCTGATCATCGCCGAGGACGTCGAGGGCGAGGCGCTGTCCACCCTCGTGGTCAACAAGATCCGCGGCACCTTCAACGCCGTCGCGGTGAAGGCCCCCGGCTTCGGCGACCGCCGCAAGGCGATGCTCGGCGACATGGCGACGCTCACCGGCGCCACCGTCATCGCCGAGGAGGTCGGCCTCAAGCTCGACCAGGCCGGTCTGGACGTGCTCGGCACGGCCCGCCGCGTCACCGTCACCAAGGACGACACGACGATCGTCGACGGTGCCGGCAAGCGTGAGGACGTCGAGGCCCGCGTCGCCCAGATCAAGGGCGAGATCGAGGCCACCGACTCCGACTGGGACCGCGAGAAGCTCCAGGAGCGTCTGGCCAAGCTGGCCGGCGGCGTCTGCGTCATCCGCGTCGGCGCCGCGACGGAGGTCGAACTCAAGGAGAAGAAGCACCGCCTTGAGGACGCGATCTCCGCGACCCGCGCGGCCGTGGAGGAGGGCATCGTCGCCGGCGGCGGCGCCAGCCTCGTGCACTCCGCGAAGGTCCTGGAGGGCTCGCTCGGCAAGACCGACGACGAGGCCACCGGTGTCGCCGTCGTGCGCCGCGCGGTCGTCGAGCCGCTGCGCTGGATCGCCGAGAACGCCGGCCTCGAGGGCTACGTCATCACCTCGAAGGTCGCCGAACTCGACCGGAACCAGGGCTTCAACGCCGCCACCGGCGACTACGGCGACCTGATCAAGGCCGGTGTCATCGACCCGGTCAAGGTCACCCGCTCCGCGCTGGAGAACGCGGCGTCGATCGCCTCGCTGCTCCTCACGACCGAGACCCTGGTCGTCGAGAAGCCGGAGGAGGAAGAGCCGGCGGCAGCGGGCCACGGACACGGCCACGCGCACTGACGCGGGCACGCCCAGCCGGACGAACCAGCCGTACGAAACCGAGGCCCGGCACCCCGAGCGGGGGCCGGGCCTCGGCCGTGCGTCGTTCTTCGTGAACTGTCCCCGCTCCAGGGTCGGTCGGGCCGGTTCACCCGGGTCCGGTCAGCGCGGCCCGTACCGGCGCCCCGTCTTCGTCGACGCCCTCGCCAGCAGCTCACGCGGCAGCAGCCGCGACGCCCCCATGAGTGCCTTGTAGCGCGCGTCCGGGATCGACAGGGTCTTACCGCGCGCCAGATCCTTCACCGCCGCGCCGACGACCGCGTCCGCGTCCAGCCACATCCACCCCGGCACGCTCTCCGCGTCCATCCCGGCACGCTGGTGGAACTCCGTACGTACGAACCCGGGGCACAGCGCCATCAGCCGCACCCCCGACCCCGCCAGGTCCTTCGCCGCGCCCTGCGTGAACTGCACGACCCACGCCTTGCTCGCCCCGTAGGTACCGCGCGGCACGAACGCCGCAACCGAAGCGACGTTGACGACGCCGCCGCGCCCGCGCTCCCGCATGCTCGCCACCGCCGCCGAGGTGAGCCGTAGCACCGCCTCGCAGTGGACCTTGAGCATCGTCAACTCGTCCTCGACCGGGACTTGAAGAAACTTGCCCTTGTTGCCGAACCCCGCGTTGTTGATCAGTAGATCCACGGGGTGGTCCCCGTCCCCCAGCCGCTCCTCGACCGCGGAGATGCCCTCGTCGGTGGCGAGGTCCGCCACCAGCAC from Streptomyces marispadix includes:
- a CDS encoding LmeA family phospholipid-binding protein — its product is MSAHRPPASSTGWTSTAPNPYEELASPDAPPLAPDRPSPYDALAAGPGRPDPGAAARPGPDGLPPAGSGLYGSPYDDFSGDAHEVYGEGPLGFALRPDPDGGADDDPHDVPDPVGRDGAVDRMPYLRAVRRRRASLIGRSVKTAVAIVVLLAFLFVGDRWAALYAENKAAEKVRSALKLHAEPEVHIRGFPFLTQVASERLDHVDIAVPDMPAGRISVAQVRGSVDDVRIVGGAPSAIKGAVLGRMKGHVLLDFDDLDRELGTSQVDFTAGGRNSVLAHGELPVAGKRVEVGARAQLRRTGDNGVGTTVDRMRLRVPGLFSYTPGDDGGLRLDRPVARRIQRDAAEAKALFQVGAVAERFGLTPERAALVRGSETELRRTTGSPRFVDRLTRINMLDVLVEHPWLLKRIGVDPALIESLKKIEEPKLAEKLSLSVRLPELPGDVRLRGISVEKDGIRARLTGSDMPFGGAGHMTQGPAGQR
- the tsaB gene encoding tRNA (adenosine(37)-N6)-threonylcarbamoyltransferase complex dimerization subunit type 1 TsaB; protein product: MLLLALDTATPAVTVALYETDGDRLLAASDQTDARRHGELLLPSVDRVLREAGRPLQEVDRVIVGTGPGPYTGLRVGLVTAETFGAALGIPVLGLCTLDGIAYASGLESPFVVATDARRKEVYWARYADARTRVGDPAVDRPEELPAEVTALPAIGAGARLYEEVFKGAWQEGGTGDQGGPGAEPPLGQSAAALACLAAEKLAKGEEFPPPRPLYLRRPDARVPANYKVVTPK
- the rimI gene encoding ribosomal protein S18-alanine N-acetyltransferase, coding for MRWWDVEPVLGLERVLFPEDAWSAGLFWSELAHARGPGATRRYLVAEAPGDGGGQSLVGYGGLAAVGGTGDIQTIGVLPSWRRAGLGARLLGELLATAAEFGCHEVMLEVRVDNAPAQRLYERFGFTRIGMRRGYYQPGNVDALVMRLENPAAARTPSPPGPANPPDSVNSSDSSPTSTNPPQGTKTHG
- the tsaD gene encoding tRNA (adenosine(37)-N6)-threonylcarbamoyltransferase complex transferase subunit TsaD, with the protein product MADEPLVLGIETSCDETGVGIVRGHTLLADAVASSVDEHARFGGVVPEVASRAHLEAMVPTIERALRDAGVSATDLDAVAVTAGPGLAGALLVGVSAAKAYAYALGKPLYGVNHLASHICVDQLEHGALPEPTMALLVSGGHSSLLLAPDITADVRPLGSTIDDAAGEAFDKVARVLGLGFPGGPVIDRYAREGDPDAIAFPRGLTGPRDAPYDFSFSGLKTAVARWIEAKRNAGEEVPVRDVSASFQEAVTDVLTRKAVRACRDQGVGHLMIGGGVAANSRLRAMAEERCADAGIELRVPRPKLCTDNGAMVAALGAEMVARRRTVSDWDLPADSSLPVTEPHLPGTSDQHPHGHSHSHSHDHVHELSRENLYS
- the groES gene encoding co-chaperone GroES yields the protein MVTTASKVAIKPLEDRIVVQPLDAEETTASGLVIPDTAKEKPQEGTVLAVGPGRFENGDRLPLDVNVGDIVLYSKYGGTEVKYSGEEYLVLSARDVLAIVEK
- the groL gene encoding chaperonin GroEL (60 kDa chaperone family; promotes refolding of misfolded polypeptides especially under stressful conditions; forms two stacked rings of heptamers to form a barrel-shaped 14mer; ends can be capped by GroES; misfolded proteins enter the barrel where they are refolded when GroES binds); translated protein: MAKILKFDEDARRALERGVDKLADTVKVTIGPKGRNVVIDKKFGAPTITNDGVTIAREVEVEDPYENLGAQLVKEVATKTNDIAGDGTTTATVLAQALVREGLRNVAAGASPAALKKGIDAAVKAVSDDLIANARPIDSKEDIASVAGLSAQDKQVGELIAEAMDKVGKDGVITVEESQTFGLELDFTEGMAFDKGYLSPYMVSDQERMEAVLDDPYILIHQGKISSIQDLLPLLEKIMQAGGSKPLLIIAEDVEGEALSTLVVNKIRGTFNAVAVKAPGFGDRRKAMLGDMATLTGATVIAEEVGLKLDQAGLDVLGTARRVTVTKDDTTIVDGAGKREDVEARVAQIKGEIEATDSDWDREKLQERLAKLAGGVCVIRVGAATEVELKEKKHRLEDAISATRAAVEEGIVAGGGASLVHSAKVLEGSLGKTDDEATGVAVVRRAVVEPLRWIAENAGLEGYVITSKVAELDRNQGFNAATGDYGDLIKAGVIDPVKVTRSALENAASIASLLLTTETLVVEKPEEEEPAAAGHGHGHAH
- a CDS encoding SDR family NAD(P)-dependent oxidoreductase, yielding MTTALITGATAGLGAAFARRLARDGHHLVLVARNEERLWEEATRLHDRHGVEASVLVADLATDEGISAVEERLGDGDHPVDLLINNAGFGNKGKFLQVPVEDELTMLKVHCEAVLRLTSAAVASMRERGRGGVVNVASVAAFVPRGTYGASKAWVVQFTQGAAKDLAGSGVRLMALCPGFVRTEFHQRAGMDAESVPGWMWLDADAVVGAAVKDLARGKTLSIPDARYKALMGASRLLPRELLARASTKTGRRYGPR